Sequence from the Sphingomicrobium clamense genome:
TGCGCTACTTGCGCGGCGAAGTCTCGCGCCGGGTGAACCAGAAATATGCCTGCGACCTGAAGTTCAAGATTGACGAGAGCTTCGACGAAGGCAGCCATATCGACAGCCTGCTGCGCACCGCCCACGTCGCGCGCGACCTGGGTGCCCAGGATGAAGGCGACGGCCCGGATCCCGGTTCCGCACCCGAGACGGACTGAGGCCCTTTTCGACAAATGGGGGTGGCGAAGCCGCTCCGACCTGTTATTGCGAACGCATCGCAATAAAGGAATTCAACTCATGCGTTTTCTCATGACCTCCGCCCTTGTCGGCGCCCTCTCCCTCGCCGCCTGCTCCGAGCAGGTCGAAGCCCCCGTCGACGAAGACGTGTCGGGGACCAAGCCGGCTGACGTAATCGTCGAAAGCGACGCCGTGATCGACGTCAACGTCGCCGATGCTGACCAGCTGGCAGCAGTGGCGGACCTCACCGAAGAGCAGGCTGCTGCGCTCGTCGCCGCCCGTCCCTATGCCGATGCCGTCGCCTACAACACGGCGCTGGTCGCAGCGGTCGGCGAAGAAAAGGCCGCGATGGTTCGCGAAAAAATGTTCGTGCCGATCAACCTCAATACCGCCAGCGAAGAGGCCATCCGTCTCATCCCCGGCATGACCGACAAGATGGTCCACGAGTTCGAGGAATATCGCCCCTACGAAGACATGGCCGAGTTCGACCGCGAGATCGGCAAATATGTCGACGAAGCGGAAGTCGCGCGCCTGCGCCAGTACGTCACGCTCTAGCGCGTTGCAGCCAGAGCCTTGCGATCTCGATCGCCGCCAGGACTCCTGCGTGGATCCAGGCGGTGGTCGGGTCGAAGGCCGACCAGATCCAGTGCAGGAAGGTGAGGATTGCCGCCGGATAGACCAGCCGGTGCAGCGCCTTCCATGACTTTTTCAGCCAGCGCATCGAGACGTCGTTCGACGTCACCGCCAGCGGCACGAACAACGCCAGCGCCAGCCAGCCGCTCCAGATGAAATCCTGCGGCAATTCCTCGAGCACGTTGGCGAGCGTCGCCTTCTTGTCGAGATAGACGAGCGTGTGCAGCGCCGCATAAGCGAAACTCGCCACGCCCAGATCGCGCCGATAGCGCACCAGCCACTTGGCCAGCGCGCTGCGCCGGAAGGCCAATCGCATCGGCGTGACTGCCAGCGTGACCATGAGCAGCCATGCCGCCCATTGGCCGCTGTCGGCGATGGCATGGCCGTAGCCATAGGCGTCGGGTGTCAGCGCCCACCGCCCCACCAGCCACCAGCCCGGCAGCGAAAGCGCCAGCCACAGCAGCAGGCGCTTCGCGCTCATCGTCAGTTCGCCTCGGCAGGTCCGGTCGGATTGATGCCGTAGGCGGCGGGGTCGGTGAAGACCCCCGCCCCCGGCCCGAGCGGCAGGTCGAGCCCGACCCAGACCATAATGAGCGCGGTCCCCGCGATCAGCAGGCCGATCGAATAGGGGATCATCATCGCCATCAGGCTGCCGAGCCCGAAGTCTTTCTGCCAGCGCTGGCAGAAGATCAGGATCAGCGGCAGGTAGACCATCAGCGGGGTGATGATGTTGGTCGCGCTGTCACCGACGCGATAGGCGGCGGTCGAGGTCTCCGGGCTGATGCCGAGCAGGATCAGCATCGGGACGAGCACCGGTGCGAGCAGCGCCCACTTGGCGCTCGCCGAGCCGACGAACAGGTTGAGGAAACCCGAAAAGAGCACGATCGCGGCCAGCAGCACCGGCGCCGGCAGGTCGAAGCCCTGCAGGAAGTCGGCGCCGTTCACCGCAAGGATCAACCCCAGGTTCGACCAGGCGAACATCGCGACGAAATGCGCCGCGGCAAAGGCCAGCACGAGATAGTAGGCCAGGTCCTCCATCGCCCCGGCCATCATCTTCACCAGCACGCGATGATTATTGATCGTGCCGGCAGCGGCGCCATAGGCCCAGGCCGACAGGAGGAAGAGGATGAAGAAGCCGGCGACGAGGCTCTGGTAGAAAGGCGTCAGCCGCGCTTCGGGATTGGCGGTTTCGTCGATCAACGGCGTGCCCGGCCCGACCGTGAATATCACCCAGGCCACGATCACGCCCAGCGCCGCGAGACCCGCGCGCTTGAGGCCCTTTTTCTCGCCTGCGGTCAGCGGACGGTCTTCGGTCGCATCGTCGACCTCGTGATCCGCCTTCGAGGAGTCATACGCGCCGAACTTAGGTTCGATCACGCGGTCGGTGAGGTACCAGATCACGGGCAGGAAAATGAAAGTCATCGCCGCGATGAAGAACCAGTTGCCCGCGATGTTGGCGGTCCAGTCTCCAAACACGGTTTCGACCGACGCCTCGGTAATGCCGAACAGGAGCGCGTCGAGCTGTCCGGGCAGGAGGTTCGCCGAAAAGCCACCCGACACGCCAGCAAAGGCGGCCGCGATGCCGGCGATGGGATGGCGACCGGCGGCATGGAAGATGATCCCTGCGAGCGGGATGAGTACCACGTAAGCGGCGTCGGCGGCGAGGTTGCCGATCATGCCGACCAGCACCACCAGCGGCGTCAGCAGCGCCTTGGGAGCGTTGCGCACGCCTGCGCGCATTGCGGTGCCGAACAGGCCCGCGCGTTCCGCGACCCCGGCACCCAGCATCACGACCAGCACGTAGCCGAGCGGGTGGAAGTGGGTGAAGGTTGCGGGCATTTCGACCCACAGGCGGCGGATATTGTCGGCCGACAGCAGCGACTGCGCCGTGATAATCCGCGCCGCGCCCGTCTCCGGATCGATTTCGGCGGGATGCGCCGCGCTGGTCCCCGTCGCCGCGGCAATGACCGAGATGACGATCAGGATCGCGATGAGGTAGAAGAAGATGAAGACCGGGTCGGGCAATCGGTTGCCGGATCGCTCCACCCATCCCAGGAAGCCCTTGTTGACGCTCGTGCTCGCGGTCGTGTCGGTCATTCAACGCTCCAAATGCAATTGTGCTTGGTCAGTCCCGCGTTAAGGTGGGCCATGGCCAAGCTCTATTTCTACTATGCGGCGATGAATGCCGGGAAGTCCACCACCCTGCTGCAAGCAGACTTCAATTATCGTGAGCGGGGCATGAACACGATGCTCTGGACCGCCGCGCTCGACGACCGGATGGGCGAGGGAACGATCGGATCGCGCATCGGGCTCGACGCCACCGCGCACAAGTTCGAGGACGACACCGACCTGCTCTCCGCCGTCATGGCGCAGCATGACGAACAGCCGCTCGACTGCGTACTGGTGGACGAGGCGCAATTTTTGACCGAGGAGCAGGTGATCCAGCTTTCGCGGCTCGCCGACGAATTTCACATCCCGGTGCTGTGCTACGGGCTGCGCACCGATTTCCAGGCCAAGCTGTTCCCGGGGTCGGCGACCCTCCTCGCGCTCGCCGATGCGCTGGTGGAGCTCAAGGCCGTGTGCGAATGCGGGCGCAAGGCGACGATGAACCTTCGCGTCGATGGCGAAGGCAAGGCGGTCGCGGCGGGCGCGCAGACCGAAATCGGGGGCAACGACCGCTACGTCGCGCTGTGCCGCCGCCATTTCTTCGCCCGCCTGCGTGCAGCCGAAGAGGAAATGGCGCGTTCAGGTGAGGATCATGCAAGCCAGCCTATGGCTGAGACAGCAGGAGACGTCCGATGACCCGCTTAGCCCCCCTCGCCGCTTTATTGGCGCTTGGCGCCTGCGCCACTGCCGAGAAGACCTCGTTCAACAGCGATATTCCGGGTGTCGCAGCCCAGGAAGCGAGTTTTTTCTCCGGTACGATCCGCAACGTCTATCGCGGCGACAATGACATCATCTTCGTTCGCGCCGCCGGCAGGTGGTATCGAACAGCATTGAACGAGGGTTGCCTCGACAGCATCGTCGCGACCAACCCGACCTTCATCTTCGACAGCCAGGGAACCAGCAAGGTCGACCGCTTCACCCGCGTCCACGTGGTCGATGGCGGGGGCATGCCGCTCCAGTGCCAGGTCCGCTCGATCCGCCAGTCGCTCGCGCCGCAGATGGTGGACGCGAGCTCGATCGTGCCGCGCGGCTGAGCCGCTTGCCAACCGGCCGTGCGCTCGCCTAGGCGGCGGGCATGCATGGCTGGCTGATCATCGACAAACCGCTGGAGATTGGCTCGACCAAGGTGGTCGGGCGGGTGAAGGGCGTCATGCGTCGACTGGGCATCAAGAAGCCCAAGGTCGGCCATGGCGGGACGCTCGATCCGCTTGCCAGCGGCGTGCTGCCCATCGCGATCGGCGAAGCGACCAAGCTTGCCGGGCGCATGCTCGATGCCACCAAGGCATACGACTTCACCGTGAAATTCGGCGAGGAAACCGACACGCTCGATACCGAGGGTGCGGTGATCACCGAAAGCGACGTCCGCCCTACCCGACAGGAGGTCGAGGACGTCATGCCGGGCTTCACCAGCACGATCGAGCAACTGCCGCCGGCTTATTCCGCGCTCAAGGTCGACGGCAAGCGCGCCTACGACCTTGCACGCAAGGGCGAGGCAGTTGACCTCAAGAGCCGAACGGTGGTGATCCACGAGCTGCTGCTGACCCAAACGACCGACGACAGTGCGACCTTCTCGGCGACCGTGTCCAAGGGCACGTACATCCGATCGCTGGCACGGGATATCGCACGCGCCCTTGGAAGCGTCGGTCACGTCACCATGTTGAGGCGAACGC
This genomic interval carries:
- a CDS encoding sulfite oxidase heme-binding subunit YedZ, producing MSAKRLLLWLALSLPGWWLVGRWALTPDAYGYGHAIADSGQWAAWLLMVTLAVTPMRLAFRRSALAKWLVRYRRDLGVASFAYAALHTLVYLDKKATLANVLEELPQDFIWSGWLALALFVPLAVTSNDVSMRWLKKSWKALHRLVYPAAILTFLHWIWSAFDPTTAWIHAGVLAAIEIARLWLQRARA
- a CDS encoding AbgT family transporter; translated protein: MTDTTASTSVNKGFLGWVERSGNRLPDPVFIFFYLIAILIVISVIAAATGTSAAHPAEIDPETGAARIITAQSLLSADNIRRLWVEMPATFTHFHPLGYVLVVMLGAGVAERAGLFGTAMRAGVRNAPKALLTPLVVLVGMIGNLAADAAYVVLIPLAGIIFHAAGRHPIAGIAAAFAGVSGGFSANLLPGQLDALLFGITEASVETVFGDWTANIAGNWFFIAAMTFIFLPVIWYLTDRVIEPKFGAYDSSKADHEVDDATEDRPLTAGEKKGLKRAGLAALGVIVAWVIFTVGPGTPLIDETANPEARLTPFYQSLVAGFFILFLLSAWAYGAAAGTINNHRVLVKMMAGAMEDLAYYLVLAFAAAHFVAMFAWSNLGLILAVNGADFLQGFDLPAPVLLAAIVLFSGFLNLFVGSASAKWALLAPVLVPMLILLGISPETSTAAYRVGDSATNIITPLMVYLPLILIFCQRWQKDFGLGSLMAMMIPYSIGLLIAGTALIMVWVGLDLPLGPGAGVFTDPAAYGINPTGPAEAN
- the truB gene encoding tRNA pseudouridine(55) synthase TruB; translated protein: MHGWLIIDKPLEIGSTKVVGRVKGVMRRLGIKKPKVGHGGTLDPLASGVLPIAIGEATKLAGRMLDATKAYDFTVKFGEETDTLDTEGAVITESDVRPTRQEVEDVMPGFTSTIEQLPPAYSALKVDGKRAYDLARKGEAVDLKSRTVVIHELLLTQTTDDSATFSATVSKGTYIRSLARDIARALGSVGHVTMLRRTRASPFSLEQAIPLDFLDKIASARDLTDLLLPLQAALDDIPALSVTPEEARLLRHGQRLQGHPASPGQYFATQGQAPVALVSVEENGEVAVIRGFNVSE
- a CDS encoding DUF6491 family protein — translated: MTRLAPLAALLALGACATAEKTSFNSDIPGVAAQEASFFSGTIRNVYRGDNDIIFVRAAGRWYRTALNEGCLDSIVATNPTFIFDSQGTSKVDRFTRVHVVDGGGMPLQCQVRSIRQSLAPQMVDASSIVPRG
- a CDS encoding thymidine kinase → MAKLYFYYAAMNAGKSTTLLQADFNYRERGMNTMLWTAALDDRMGEGTIGSRIGLDATAHKFEDDTDLLSAVMAQHDEQPLDCVLVDEAQFLTEEQVIQLSRLADEFHIPVLCYGLRTDFQAKLFPGSATLLALADALVELKAVCECGRKATMNLRVDGEGKAVAAGAQTEIGGNDRYVALCRRHFFARLRAAEEEMARSGEDHASQPMAETAGDVR